AGGGAGCCCGGGTCTCCGGCCACTGCAGCGGGGTGGATGGTGGCCAGTGGGGCGGAAGGCTCGTGGCCTGGATGTAGCCCGGCGAGGGGGGGCTTCAGTCGGCTGTCCTTTGGGGCAATGTCGGGGGGGAGGGTTGGCTGAGGCTTGGGACTCACCGGGATGTGGGGGAGCAGGgcgaggtggggagaggggacgtgggggtggggaggtcagGACGGGCAGATGCCCCCAGCAGCTCAGGGTCCAGGATATAAATCTCGTCCTGCGCGATCTCGGTCACGTAGTTGAGGTGTTCCTACGGGGTTGGGGGGGAAGGTTGGGCCGAGGGTCAGGGCCCTGCAGGGCGGCCGATGTGGGGTGCAGGGGGATGCCAGGCCAGCAGACCTGGAGAAGCCACGGCCGTGAGGTGGAGCAATGTTGGGGTAGCCAGGCCTGtagcagcccccaccccaccccaccccctcctctcccttcctgccccAGATCCCCTGACCTCATACAGGGGGCCCCCAGCTTGCAGCCCCTTCCCACAGCTAAGCCTTTACTGGGTGCCCCGGCCACTGACCCAAAGCACCTTTCCTTCAGTGTCAGGCTGGAAGATGCCTGTGCTTTGAGGCTCCCCACAAGCCAACCCCAAGTGCCCAGCTCCCTGCCGTCAGCACCATCCCTGTGCACTGCCCATCGGCAGACACAGGTGTGTCCGGCTGTGCAGGATGGCCAAGCAGGACAGGTGACACGGGGCCCCGGAGCCGGCAGTTTTTGGAGCAGACCTCGAGTGCTTACCTGGGCCCTGTCGATTCTGTAGAAGCGGCTGGCAGTGGTGGCTGTGGGGAGAGGGCTGGCTGAGGAAGATGGCCCCCTGTCCAGGCCCAGGTTTCCAGCCACCCCACCCAGGATTGCCAAGGGATGGGGTGGGACCCAGGACGGGATCCGGCCCTTAGGGGGCCACTGACCATCGAGGAAGCACCACTTGGGGGACAGTTTCTGGCACATCGGGGCCTTGGCTCCAGCACCTTCGGGCTCCTGGCAAGAGAGGCAGAGGCCAGGGCTGGAGGCCACTAGAACCTGGGCCGGCGGGGGCCCCGTGGGCAGGCCCTGGCCCCACCCCTCACCTGCCGGAGCCTCTCGATGTGAGCACGGCACAGCTCCAGGTCGCTGTCTCCCGGGACCACCACAGTGCCCAGCGGCACGGCTGCAGGGCAGGGCGGCCGTCAGCAGCGGGCTGCACCCCAGCCCGGGCCCCGCTCCTCAGCGACCCCTCCCCACTCCGCCTGCCACTCACAAGCCTCTTTGAGCTGCTCCTTGTCGTAGTGCAGGGCCTCGTAGTCGTGCATGCTGACCCTGCTCACCTGGACTCGCAGCTGCTCTGGCACCGGCTGCTGGCTGCAGGCAGGGGGACCACGTGGCGCTTGGCAAGGGCCCTGCCCAAGCTGCCGGTCCCCGCCAGGCATCACACCACGTACTGCCCCTCGCCCCAGCTGCCCTGGGGTACTGTTAGCCTCCTTCCCAGAGGAAAAAACTGAGGCCAGGGATGGGCAGAGTCTCTGGGGCCCAGGGCAtgtgggcggcgggggggggaCATACTCGCTGTGCAGGGGCGCAGCGCTCCGCCGCTTGGCCTTCTGCACCATGGTGGCCTGGTTGCGCAGGGCGATTCGGATGCGGGAGGCTGCAAGCTTGCAGGGCTCGCCGTCCACCTGCACTGGGATGGCTTTGGACGTGGTGAGCAGCACCTCTCGGCACTGCGTCAGCCGCTCGCCGTGCCCACCCACCTGCAGCGCGGCCTGTGGGCACGAAAGACTCAGGGTCAGGGGCTGGCAGGACCACAGgctttccttttcccaggctgGAGAACAAAGTGAGTAATCCCCCACCTGACGGAGAGCAGAGGGTGAGACCCCAGCCAGAGAAAGGAGGTGAGGGTGAATTCTccagttctggccaatgaaaaGGAATTTGGTGACCctcttctgttatttttttttctcttttttatatttatctggTTGTTTCAGATCTCAGTTTTgtcacgcaggcttagttgccctgaggcatgtgggaacttagggACCCCcaaagggatcaaactcatgtcccctgcattgcaaggtggattcttaaccactggaccaccagggaaggcatccCCCTTCCGTCTCGGGGCCAGGGCCAGGGGCAAGGCAGGCCTAGGGCTCCAGGTGGGCCCCCTGCTGGCTTACTCACCAGGGAGGTCATGGTAAAGCCGATGACCTCGAGGTAGCCATCGTCGTGCCGCTGGGGCTCGAAGTCGTGGTGCTCCCCAGGGTGGCCCCAGGGCATGGTGCCTGCGCAGTACCTGGAGGGGAGAGCACCGCCACGGGCTTCAGAGGACGGGTGTGCAAGACAGGGGCAGCAGGGCCCACCCAGCGCCACCCCCTCCTCACCTGGGGATGTTCAAGAAAACAATGCACTGGGGTTTCAGGTCCTGAATCTTGGGGGTCAGGTCAGTCCCATCACACTGCAGGCAGGAACAGGCGGACGGGGTTGAGAGCATATGTGCCCAGAGGGTCTCTCTCCCGCCAGACCCACCCACCCTGCCTGTGGGCACAGCCCGCTCACCACCACGCGGATGTGCTTGGCCAAGTCCTTGGAGCTGCCCATCAGGAAGTCGGAGAAGGCTGTCTGTGGGAGACAGAGGGCATCACCACCTGTGGGTGACAGGGCATGTCCTGCCCGCTGCCACACAGGGGTCCTGAGGCCTGGTGGACACGGGTGGGCGTGGCAACGGCTGGGCACGGCGGCAGGCCTCGGACTCACTCACCCCGGCATAGAACATCTTATTCCGGAAGCGGCTGTTGAACTTCTCCGGGTTGGCCTCTGGGTGGTGACAAGAAATAGGGGACAGTCAGCTGCTCTGAGCCTGTTGGGGCTTTCCAAGCTGGGCTCGGGCGGGAGGGCTGACGACGGATGAAAGCCTTGTACTGGCAGGGGAGAGGTCTGGCCATCTTGGGGCCCCTCCTGGGTTCCCCACCACCCAGGAGCCGCAGGCGGCCTCCTCAGCAAAGACGTGCCCACCTCGAGACTCGTGAAACTCCAGGGTGACGTGGGCATCAAAGCCCAGGCTGAAGTAGTTGTTGAAGACATCCAGAGGCAGCTGGAGGAAGGCCAAGGGACAGGCATGAGGGGCTCCCATTTGTaccccgcccctccccacagCCACCTCTGCAGAAAGGGGGCCTCGGACCGGCCTTCTCAGCTCCTGGGGAGCCCTGCTGAGCGCCTGCCCACCAAAGCAGCCTGTGCCTGGCTGGCTTTTCTTCCCAGGCCTCACCCCGCCGACGACCCTCCTCCCTGACGGGCCTCACGTGCGCCAGGACCTGGCTCTGGGCGCTGCTGAGAACCAGTGGTGCCTGGTTGTAGCAGGTGCTTAGTAAGATGTGCCGAGAGGCTGCAGACAACTCTCTCATGAGCTGAGGACCACCATTCCCTCTTCCCGAAGAGAGGCCGAAGTCTGGTGACACGAAGACTTGCCCCAGATCCCAGACACCCCCGGCTCTACCCCCCACTGTTGACCCACCCGGTCGGTGGCCCCCTCGTCTCGCTCTTCAGGCCCTGCCTCGGGGTTGGGCTCTGCACGGAGGTCCCAGCGGTCCAGCTGCACCACGTTGCCCTCCTCCACGTGAGACAGGATCTTGGACACAGGCTCGTCGGTGTAGCCctggaggcagggggtggggggtgggaactGAGCTCCTCTGGGGTCTGAGCCTCCCACagcaccccacccccccatccccaGCTCCCTGCCCCATCTGCGGGCGCTCACCCCGCCCCAGTTGAGGGTGCGGGCCAAGTCATTGCCAGTGCCCAGAGGCAGGATGGCTACTGGTGGCGGCGGCTTCAAGCGCAGCTGGTCCAGCGTGGAAAGGATCCAGCCGACCTGGAGGGGCAGGGCAGAGCAGGCCAGGTGGGCATGGGCCGGGTCAGAGCGGGCCAGGTCGGACAGGGTCGGGGGCAGGAGGACTCACCGTGCCGTCGCCCCCGCAGGCCAGGATCCGCAGGTTGTGCACCCGGCGATACATCTCCAGCCTGGGGTCAGAGGGCGGGAACGGAGTCAGAGGGGTCAGGGTCCCTGAGCTGTGGCCCGAGAGCACGCCAGGCCAGCCCTCTCCACCACCCCCGCAGAGCCCTGGAAGGTACTTACGCCTCCCTGGGACCCCCCTGGCTCAGGTCAAAGACTTGCCGGGGATTCAGATACCAGAGGAAGGACTGGATGATCTTGGCGCCCTGCGGGAAACCAGGAGCCGACAGGGAAGTGGGGAGGCAtcaggggtggggggctgaggTGGGGAAGCCTGTGGGCCCAGGAAGAGGCAAGAGGCGGAGACAGAAAGCGACTTTCTCcgaatcccagggaaagaggaaTGGGGCCGAAGCAGACCTGGGAATACCTGCTGGGGGGAGGAGCTGAGCTagaccccacccctcccccaaggcTCGCAGGGGAGACTGGAGGCCGTGCGCACCTGGTTGCCCCCACTCTTGGGGTTCACGAACACCAGCAGGGGCTTCATGAGGGGAGACGGAGTAGGCCTGATGATGAAGGGTCTCCAGCGGCCCTCCTTGGAGACAGAGAGAGCCCGTAAGGCTGGCTCCCGCCCTGGGGGACCCTCACCCTGTCCTCCATGCCCCGGGTGCCCCCGTGAGTATCACCGCAGGGTCAAACCTCACAGTGGGCCTCGCCCCAGAGGAGGACCTGACCCCTCCCCCTGCTCGGGGGCCCCAGAGCCCAGACTGATCCAGCGATGGCCGCATCATGAGCTCCAAGGGGGGCGGGCCTCCGTGTCCCAAGAAACAGGCCCCCCTCTCCTGTTCCCCTCCGGCTGCCCACCTGGTCCCCGGTCTAACCTCAGGCCCTTTCTTGCTAGACTTCCTCT
This portion of the Capra hircus breed San Clemente chromosome 15, ASM170441v1, whole genome shotgun sequence genome encodes:
- the DGKZ gene encoding diacylglycerol kinase zeta isoform X8, with the translated sequence MLKSVSRRKCAACKIVVHTPCIEQLEKINFRCKPSFRESGSRNVREPTFVRHHWVHRRRQDGKCRHCGKGFQQKFTFHSKEIVAISCSWCKQAYHSKVSCFMLQQIEEPCSLGVHAAVVIPPTWILRARRPQNTLKASKKKKRASFKRKSSKKGPEEGRWRPFIIRPTPSPLMKPLLVFVNPKSGGNQGAKIIQSFLWYLNPRQVFDLSQGGPREALEMYRRVHNLRILACGGDGTVGWILSTLDQLRLKPPPPVAILPLGTGNDLARTLNWGGGYTDEPVSKILSHVEEGNVVQLDRWDLRAEPNPEAGPEERDEGATDRLPLDVFNNYFSLGFDAHVTLEFHESREANPEKFNSRFRNKMFYAGTAFSDFLMGSSKDLAKHIRVVCDGTDLTPKIQDLKPQCIVFLNIPRYCAGTMPWGHPGEHHDFEPQRHDDGYLEVIGFTMTSLAALQVGGHGERLTQCREVLLTTSKAIPVQVDGEPCKLAASRIRIALRNQATMVQKAKRRSAAPLHSDQQPVPEQLRVQVSRVSMHDYEALHYDKEQLKEASVPLGTVVVPGDSDLELCRAHIERLRQEPEGAGAKAPMCQKLSPKWCFLDATTASRFYRIDRAQEHLNYVTEIAQDEIYILDPELLGASARPDLPTPTSPLPTSPCSPTSRSLPGDAAPPTGEELIEAAKRNDFCKLQELHRAGGDLMHRDERSRTLLHHAVSTGSKEVVRYLLEHAPTEILDAVEENGETCLHQAAALGQRTICHYIVEAGASLMKTDQQGDTPRQRAEKAQDTELAAYLENRQHYQMIQREDQETAV
- the DGKZ gene encoding diacylglycerol kinase zeta isoform X4; its protein translation is MAEGPGGGGPRGDGAGGGRAAEEEVVRRRCRRGQEAEAPRDAAAGPPVEERFRQMHLRKQVSYRKAITKSGLQHLAPPPPAPGAPCSEPERQIRSTVDWSESATYGEHIWFETNVSGDFCYVGEQYCVAKMLKSVSRRKCAACKIVVHTPCIEQLEKINFRCKPSFRESGSRNVREPTFVRHHWVHRRRQDGKCRHCGKGFQQKFTFHSKEIVAISCSWCKQAYHSKVSCFMLQQIEEPCSLGVHAAVVIPPTWILRARRPQNTLKASKKKKRASFKRKSSKKGPEEGRWRPFIIRPTPSPLMKPLLVFVNPKSGGNQGAKIIQSFLWYLNPRQVFDLSQGGPREALEMYRRVHNLRILACGGDGTVGWILSTLDQLRLKPPPPVAILPLGTGNDLARTLNWGGGYTDEPVSKILSHVEEGNVVQLDRWDLRAEPNPEAGPEERDEGATDRLPLDVFNNYFSLGFDAHVTLEFHESREANPEKFNSRFRNKMFYAGTAFSDFLMGSSKDLAKHIRVVCDGTDLTPKIQDLKPQCIVFLNIPRYCAGTMPWGHPGEHHDFEPQRHDDGYLEVIGFTMTSLAALQVGGHGERLTQCREVLLTTSKAIPVQVDGEPCKLAASRIRIALRNQATMVQKAKRRSAAPLHSDQQPVPEQLRVQVSRVSMHDYEALHYDKEQLKEASVPLGTVVVPGDSDLELCRAHIERLRQEPEGAGAKAPMCQKLSPKWCFLDATTASRFYRIDRAQEHLNYVTEIAQDEIYILDPELLGASARPDLPTPTSPLPTSPCSPTSRSLPGDAAPPTGEELIEAAKRNDFCKLQELHRAGGDLMHRDERSRTLLHHAVSTGSKEVVRYLLEHAPTEILDAVEENGETCLHQAAALGQRTICHYIVEAGASLMKTDQQGDTPRQRAEKAQDTELAAYLENRQHYQMIQREDQETAV
- the DGKZ gene encoding diacylglycerol kinase zeta isoform X5, producing the protein MSAQGAGHSTGGGCDEAAALGPAELLATEEGERPGALRQMWRYRSWDVPQIPAEVPQSQKAITKSGLQHLAPPPPAPGAPCSEPERQIRSTVDWSESATYGEHIWFETNVSGDFCYVGEQYCVAKMLQKSVSRRKCAACKIVVHTPCIEQLEKINFRCKPSFRESGSRNVREPTFVRHHWVHRRRQDGKCRHCGKGFQQKFTFHSKEIVAISCSWCKQAYHSKVSCFMLQQIEEPCSLGVHAAVVIPPTWILRARRPQNTLKASKKKKRASFKRKSSKKGPEEGRWRPFIIRPTPSPLMKPLLVFVNPKSGGNQGAKIIQSFLWYLNPRQVFDLSQGGPREALEMYRRVHNLRILACGGDGTVGWILSTLDQLRLKPPPPVAILPLGTGNDLARTLNWGGGYTDEPVSKILSHVEEGNVVQLDRWDLRAEPNPEAGPEERDEGATDRLPLDVFNNYFSLGFDAHVTLEFHESREANPEKFNSRFRNKMFYAGTAFSDFLMGSSKDLAKHIRVVCDGTDLTPKIQDLKPQCIVFLNIPRYCAGTMPWGHPGEHHDFEPQRHDDGYLEVIGFTMTSLAALQVGGHGERLTQCREVLLTTSKAIPVQVDGEPCKLAASRIRIALRNQATMVQKAKRRSAAPLHSDQQPVPEQLRVQVSRVSMHDYEALHYDKEQLKEASVPLGTVVVPGDSDLELCRAHIERLRQEPEGAGAKAPMCQKLSPKWCFLDATTASRFYRIDRAQEHLNYVTEIAQDEIYILDPELLGASARPDLPTPTSPLPTSPCSPTSRSLPGDAAPPTGEELIEAAKRNDFCKLQELHRAGGDLMHRDERSRTLLHHAVSTGSKEVVRYLLEHAPTEILDAVEENGETCLHQAAALGQRTICHYIVEAGASLMKTDQQGDTPRQRAEKAQDTELAAYLENRQHYQMIQREDQETAV
- the DGKZ gene encoding diacylglycerol kinase zeta isoform X7, which encodes MEPRDGSPEARSSDSESASASSSGSERDAGPEPDKAPRRLSKRRFPGLRLFGHRKAITKSGLQHLAPPPPAPGAPCSEPERQIRSTVDWSESATYGEHIWFETNVSGDFCYVGEQYCVAKMLKSVSRRKCAACKIVVHTPCIEQLEKINFRCKPSFRESGSRNVREPTFVRHHWVHRRRQDGKCRHCGKGFQQKFTFHSKEIVAISCSWCKQAYHSKVSCFMLQQIEEPCSLGVHAAVVIPPTWILRARRPQNTLKASKKKKRASFKRKSSKKGPEEGRWRPFIIRPTPSPLMKPLLVFVNPKSGGNQGAKIIQSFLWYLNPRQVFDLSQGGPREALEMYRRVHNLRILACGGDGTVGWILSTLDQLRLKPPPPVAILPLGTGNDLARTLNWGGGYTDEPVSKILSHVEEGNVVQLDRWDLRAEPNPEAGPEERDEGATDRLPLDVFNNYFSLGFDAHVTLEFHESREANPEKFNSRFRNKMFYAGTAFSDFLMGSSKDLAKHIRVVCDGTDLTPKIQDLKPQCIVFLNIPRYCAGTMPWGHPGEHHDFEPQRHDDGYLEVIGFTMTSLAALQVGGHGERLTQCREVLLTTSKAIPVQVDGEPCKLAASRIRIALRNQATMVQKAKRRSAAPLHSDQQPVPEQLRVQVSRVSMHDYEALHYDKEQLKEASVPLGTVVVPGDSDLELCRAHIERLRQEPEGAGAKAPMCQKLSPKWCFLDATTASRFYRIDRAQEHLNYVTEIAQDEIYILDPELLGASARPDLPTPTSPLPTSPCSPTSRSLPGDAAPPTGEELIEAAKRNDFCKLQELHRAGGDLMHRDERSRTLLHHAVSTGSKEVVRYLLEHAPTEILDAVEENGETCLHQAAALGQRTICHYIVEAGASLMKTDQQGDTPRQRAEKAQDTELAAYLENRQHYQMIQREDQETAV
- the DGKZ gene encoding diacylglycerol kinase zeta isoform X6 produces the protein MEPRDGSPEARSSDSESASASSSGSERDAGPEPDKAPRRLSKRRFPGLRLFGHRKAITKSGLQHLAPPPPAPGAPCSEPERQIRSTVDWSESATYGEHIWFETNVSGDFCYVGEQYCVAKMLQKSVSRRKCAACKIVVHTPCIEQLEKINFRCKPSFRESGSRNVREPTFVRHHWVHRRRQDGKCRHCGKGFQQKFTFHSKEIVAISCSWCKQAYHSKVSCFMLQQIEEPCSLGVHAAVVIPPTWILRARRPQNTLKASKKKKRASFKRKSSKKGPEEGRWRPFIIRPTPSPLMKPLLVFVNPKSGGNQGAKIIQSFLWYLNPRQVFDLSQGGPREALEMYRRVHNLRILACGGDGTVGWILSTLDQLRLKPPPPVAILPLGTGNDLARTLNWGGGYTDEPVSKILSHVEEGNVVQLDRWDLRAEPNPEAGPEERDEGATDRLPLDVFNNYFSLGFDAHVTLEFHESREANPEKFNSRFRNKMFYAGTAFSDFLMGSSKDLAKHIRVVCDGTDLTPKIQDLKPQCIVFLNIPRYCAGTMPWGHPGEHHDFEPQRHDDGYLEVIGFTMTSLAALQVGGHGERLTQCREVLLTTSKAIPVQVDGEPCKLAASRIRIALRNQATMVQKAKRRSAAPLHSDQQPVPEQLRVQVSRVSMHDYEALHYDKEQLKEASVPLGTVVVPGDSDLELCRAHIERLRQEPEGAGAKAPMCQKLSPKWCFLDATTASRFYRIDRAQEHLNYVTEIAQDEIYILDPELLGASARPDLPTPTSPLPTSPCSPTSRSLPGDAAPPTGEELIEAAKRNDFCKLQELHRAGGDLMHRDERSRTLLHHAVSTGSKEVVRYLLEHAPTEILDAVEENGETCLHQAAALGQRTICHYIVEAGASLMKTDQQGDTPRQRAEKAQDTELAAYLENRQHYQMIQREDQETAV
- the DGKZ gene encoding diacylglycerol kinase zeta isoform X3; this translates as MAEGPGGGGPRGDGAGGGRAAEEEVVRRRCRRGQEAEAPRDAAAGPPVEERFRQMHLRKQVSYRKAITKSGLQHLAPPPPAPGAPCSEPERQIRSTVDWSESATYGEHIWFETNVSGDFCYVGEQYCVAKMLQKSVSRRKCAACKIVVHTPCIEQLEKINFRCKPSFRESGSRNVREPTFVRHHWVHRRRQDGKCRHCGKGFQQKFTFHSKEIVAISCSWCKQAYHSKVSCFMLQQIEEPCSLGVHAAVVIPPTWILRARRPQNTLKASKKKKRASFKRKSSKKGPEEGRWRPFIIRPTPSPLMKPLLVFVNPKSGGNQGAKIIQSFLWYLNPRQVFDLSQGGPREALEMYRRVHNLRILACGGDGTVGWILSTLDQLRLKPPPPVAILPLGTGNDLARTLNWGGGYTDEPVSKILSHVEEGNVVQLDRWDLRAEPNPEAGPEERDEGATDRLPLDVFNNYFSLGFDAHVTLEFHESREANPEKFNSRFRNKMFYAGTAFSDFLMGSSKDLAKHIRVVCDGTDLTPKIQDLKPQCIVFLNIPRYCAGTMPWGHPGEHHDFEPQRHDDGYLEVIGFTMTSLAALQVGGHGERLTQCREVLLTTSKAIPVQVDGEPCKLAASRIRIALRNQATMVQKAKRRSAAPLHSDQQPVPEQLRVQVSRVSMHDYEALHYDKEQLKEASVPLGTVVVPGDSDLELCRAHIERLRQEPEGAGAKAPMCQKLSPKWCFLDATTASRFYRIDRAQEHLNYVTEIAQDEIYILDPELLGASARPDLPTPTSPLPTSPCSPTSRSLPGDAAPPTGEELIEAAKRNDFCKLQELHRAGGDLMHRDERSRTLLHHAVSTGSKEVVRYLLEHAPTEILDAVEENGETCLHQAAALGQRTICHYIVEAGASLMKTDQQGDTPRQRAEKAQDTELAAYLENRQHYQMIQREDQETAV